A single window of Engraulis encrasicolus isolate BLACKSEA-1 chromosome 20, IST_EnEncr_1.0, whole genome shotgun sequence DNA harbors:
- the psmb4 gene encoding proteasome subunit beta type-4, with protein MDPSVLKLSFWENGPKPGQFYSFPGNNSITTPECGPVRHTLNPMVTGTSVLGVKFTGGVIIAADMLGSYGSLARFRNISRLMKVNDSTILGASGDYADYQYLKQIIEQMVIDEELLGDGHSYTPKAIHSWLTRVMYNRRSRMNPLWNTVVIGGFYNGESFLGYVDKLGVAYEAPTVATGFGAYLAQPLMREVVENKAEITKDEARQLIERCLKVLYYRDARSYNRYEIAIVTQDGVEIVGPLSSETNWDIAHMVSGFE; from the exons ATGGATCCTAGCGTATTGAAGCTCAGCTTTTGGGAGAATGGACCAAAACCGGGCCAATTTTATTCTTTTCCTGGAAATAATAGTATCACAACTCCTGAATGTGGACCGGTTAGACATACACT AAACCCCATGGTGACCGGCACGTCGGTCCTGGGCGTGAAGTTCACGGGCGGCGTGATCATCGCAGCGGACATGCTGGGCTCGTACGGCTCACTGGCGCGCTTCCGCAACATCTCCCGCCTCATGAAGGTCAACGACAGCACTATCCTGGGGGCCTCCGGCGACTACGCAGACTACCAGTACCTCAAACAGATCATCGAGCAGATGGT tattGATGAGGAGCTGCTGGGCGATGGCCACAGTTACACCCCCAAGGCCATCCATTCCTGGCTCACGCGCGTCATGTACAACCGCCGCAGCAGAATGAATCCCCTCTGGAACACCGTCGTCATCGGGGGATTCTACAACGGCGAAAG CTTCCTGGGTTATGTTGACAAGTTGGGTGTGGCATACGAGGCGCCAACCGTGGCCACAGGATTCGGTGCCTACCTGGCTCAG ccgctgATGCGAGAGGTGGTGGAGAACAAGGCGGAGATCACCAAGGATGAGGCCAGGCAGCTGATCGAGCGCTGCCTGAAGGTCCTGTACTATCGGGACGCTCGCTCCTACAATCGG taTGAGATTGCAATTGTGACACAGGATGGAGTAGAGATTGTTGGACCCTTGTCATCCGAGACAAACTGGGACATTGCACACATGGTCAG TGGATTTGAATGA